GCGAGTCCCCGCGTCTCGATCACGGTTGTCTCCGAAGAAAAACAGGTTCCAAGCGGGCATCGCATTGTCATCCGTACCAACGCCGAAGGTATTGCCGTTGTCCGCCATCCCGACCGTCACCAACGCCGTGATTTCGAGCCATCCTTACTCGGCAGAGAGCAGGCGTTGGTCTGGGCTCGAGCGGCGCACGACATCGCTGCTCGCGACGGTCTCGCCTCAGGTGATCACACGCTTCCTGGCTCGTTGGCCTTCGATGAGCTTGATAAGCGTCCGCGCACGGTTCACGGTTCAGCCCTAGAGCGACGCAAATCTTTGGTGGCACACCCTGCTGTAACGGCCTCGGGGGCACTGGCCATCGACCTTGTCGGCGATGGACCCCATGCCATCGTCGGTGGCACGACCGGCAGTGGCAAGAGCGAGCTCCTCATCGCGTGGGTGCTCGCGATGGCGGCAGAAACCTCACCGGACGATGTAACTTTCTTGCTGATCGACTTCAAGGGTGGCTCTGCTTTTGCGGGACTAACGCAACTTCCACACACCGTCGGAATCATCACCGATCTCGATGAGGCAGCCGCAGCGCGTGCATTCGCAAGTCTTCGTGCCGAATTGCGACATCGAGAACGTGTGCTGGCTATGGCTGGCGCGCGGGACATCTCAGAGCTTACGAACGAGCCTCGACTTGTGATCGTGGTCGACGAATTCGCGGCGATGATGGCGGACTACCCGCAACTTCACGCGCTCTTTAGCGACATAGCGGCGCGCGGGCGATCGCTCGGTGTGCATCTCATCCTGTGTACGCAGCGGCCATCGGGCGTTGTCCGTGACGCTCTGCTTGCCAACGCAGACTTGCGGATCTCTCTTCGCGTGAACAACGGGGCCGACAGCTCGGCGGTCATCGGCAGCGATCGCGCTGCGGAGCTGCCTGCCGATGCAAAAGGTCGCGCGTGGGTCGCGCACGGCTCCTCCTCGGCCGACCTTGTGCAGTTCGCGCTGGTCACGCCCCAGGACATCACTGCGGTGGCCGAGCGCTGGCCGGTCACAGGGCCACCGCGCCGTCCTTGGTGTGAGCCTCTGAGCGAACACGTCTCGCTCGGCACCGTGCTGGCCGCGCTCGGCGAAGAAAGGGACGGTGACAATTCGAATTCGGTGAGCTCAGATGTACTCCACTTCGGTATGACCGACTTGCCTGAACTCCAGCGCCACGGCATCGCCGGTTGGTCGCCGCTGGACGACGGACATTTGTTGCTTTTGGGCGCATCCGGCAGCGGTAAGACGACGGCGCTCACCACGCTTGCCCACGTGAGCGCGGCAGAGGTAACCGTGATGAGCGCTGAGCCTGCGGCATTCTGGGATTCCCTTGCGATCGCTTATGGTCGCCTTGATTTCAGCGATGAAGCGGCCTATCCACTGCAACCCACTCACCTCGTTATTGACGACATCGATGCTGTACTCGCGCGTTTCGACGACGAGTATCGTCCCGTGGTTGTGGAGCGGCTCACCCGAGTACTGAGGGAGGGCCCCGCCAACAGCATCTGGGTTATCGCTAGCGCTCAGCGAATCACTGCGCCGTTACAGTCGCTCTCGCCGCTGATGCCGAGCGTGCTGCGACTACATTTCAGCAATCGACAGGATTTCGTTCTTTCTGGGGGCGCTTCAGAAAACTTCGTCGCTAATTTGCCCGCTGGGGGAGGGCTTTGGAAGGGAAACAGGCTCCAAATTGCAGAGAGCGCAGAGTACCTTCCTGTGGCGGAACGAGTGTTAACCGCAACGCTGAACCCCGACCATCACGTCGTCGTGGCGAGCAGCCGTCCCGCTGCCAGCGTGGCTGCTTTTGCTGCCGCTGGCTGGGAGATACGCAACGTCGACGGCGCACCGGGGGCGGAACGAGATCTCATCATCAGCCCCAGCGGCGCAAGCTCTCCGATCGCGCTTATCGGGTCCGTCGACGAATGGCAATCACGGTGGGGCGCGCTGGCGACGCTGCGTTCCCACGCAACTGTGGTTCTTGACGGCTGCAGTCTTAGTGACTATCGCCAGCTCGCGCGCACTCGCGAGCTTCCGCCACCGCTAACCGGCGGGGCGCGCGAATACTGGCGTCTCAGCGACTCCGGTCAGACGCAGCGTGTGCGGGTGTCTCATCGCACCCCCGAAGCGGATTAGGCGCAGCGTGCCCAATTCGGGGTTGTACCGCGCTTCACGACAAAGAATTTGGCCCTGCGGTACCCGAATTGGGCACAATAATGGGGCGAATCTGGCTCGGAAACATGGAATTATTGCAACGGACCCGCAAGGCCCCTCCTAACTGGGGCTTTAACAAAGCAAACCGCGCTCACTACCATCGGGGTAACTGGTGGGGGCGAAGGAGAAACAGTGACGAGACCACTTCCGCAGGATCCGACGATCCAGCAGCTAATGCTGCAGGCGAAGCAATCTCAACTCAGCCGCAGGCGACTGCTGCAAGGAGCAGGGCTTGGCGCATCTGCGCTCGCTCTCGCAGCATGTGCTGCGCCTGATGGGTCTGAGGTGAATGACATATCCGATAGCGATAACTCGCTCGTGTGGGCAAGCTGGCCGTCATACATCGATGAAGATCTCAGCGGGCGCTCCCCAACGCTTAAGGCGTTTAGCGAGGAGACCGGAATTGACGTTGAGTACAATCCGATTGTCGAAGACAACGTTGGTTTCTACCTGACGATGAAAGACCAACTCTCTTTGGGAGAGCCGACGGGCGCAGACATCATTTGTGTCAGCGATTGGATGGCAGCACGACTCATCCGATTCGGGTACGCCCAAGAGATGGATGCGGCAAACATCCCCAACAAGGCAAATCTCACGGAGTCTCTCGCGAGCCCAGACTTTGACCCCGATCGGACCTACTCGCTGCCCTGGCAAAGTGGTTTCATCGGCCTCGCTTGGAACGCTGAGGAGTACCCCAGGGGAGTCCTCTCTGTCGATCAGCTGTGGAACGACGAGCTCAAGGGCAAAGTTGTCGTCCTCGCAGAAATGCGTCACACCATGGGAATGCTGTTGCTTGCTCAGGGTGTCGACATTGCTGAGGAAGATTGGGGAATTGAGGAGTATAAAAAGGCAAGCGCGGTGCTCGAAGAGCACCTGACGTCAGAGCACATCCTCGGTGTCTACGGCAGCGATTACCTCGAAAAGCTTAAGTCGGGCGAAGCTATTGCCGGGTTCGCTCGCGCCGGCGACGTTGTCGTTCTCAACGCTCAGGCTGGATATGAGAAGTTCAAATTCTTGCTTCCTGGCTCTGGTGGAACATTCTTCACCGACTCGCTCGTGATTCCCGCCGGTGCTTCCCATAAGGCAAGCGCCGAAAAGCTCATGAACTTCTACTATGACCCCGCTGTTGCGACTGAGGTCGTGGAGTGGATCCATTGCGTGAGCCCGGTTGAAGGAACGCTTGAGTACGCCATCGAGCACTTCCCGGCACTGGCGTCGAACCAATTCACCTTCCCTAATGCGACCGCAATGTCACGAGCGCGCACTTTCCGCACGCTCAGCACCACCGACGATCAGTCGTTCAACGCGGAATTCCGCCGCATAACGGGCAAGGGCTAGCCGGCAAGCGAAGTGTTTTACGCGAGCTCGAAACGGAGCTCGCCGACAGGGAGTCCACGGCCGAGCACCTGCTCGGTCGTGGCTGCCAGCACGCCGGCGACGGCATCCGCATCGAGCGCTCCAGCTTCAACAAGCAGCGAGAGCCCGACGGGCAGCAAGGGACGGATCGACCCGTCAAGAATCTTGAGAGTGACCGTAGTGCCGTCCGGGGCTGCCGCGATGAGAACGCCTTCGGCCCCGCGCTTCGCAACGATCCCGAGAGTATCCATTGCTTCGGCCACCTGGGGCATGTCGAGGCCCCAGGCGTTAGCGCGAATGGCGTTCACGAGGGCGGCAGCGTGCGGATCGGTGTCTGCCGTGGCGGTAACAACGCGCTGAATGGCGGTGGCAAGGGAGACCAGACTCATGGCGAAGACTGGAGCCCCGCATCCATCCGTTCCTTCATGCGCAATGGGCTTGCCCGTGAATTCGACTACCGTCTGCCGAATGCGCTCTTGGAGTGGATGCGCGTGCTCGAGGTAGCTTTCGAGGGGCCAGTCATTGACCATGCAGGCCGCCAAGAAGCTCGCGTGCTTGCCTGAACAATTCATCGCAAGGCGACGAGGAGCCTCGGAGGCACGTCGGGTCGCGGAATCAGCGGGCCAGTCAGGTGGGCAGCGCAAGTCATCTTCTGTGAGTCCGTAGGCGGCCAGGGTTGAAGCAACCACGTCTTGGTGGCGTTGGCTACCAGTGTGGCTGGCGCTCGCCAGCACGAGCTGTTCGTCGGTGAGGGCGACCCCTGATCGAAGAACGGTGATCGCCTGCATCGGCTTGAGCGTTGAGCGGGGATAGATAAGGGCATCGGGGTTGCCTAACCGGCGTTGTTCGGTGCCGTCGGGCGAGAGCACAACCGCGGCCCCCAAGTGGCGCGACTCGATCATCCCGGAGCGTTCAAGAACGGCGAGCTGAACGGTGTCGTTGACGGTGAGAGCGGTAGCAGCAGATGTCGAGGGGGAGTTCACTCTCCTACGTTATCGCCGCCGGAGTGTGCGTGGGTATGGCACGCTCGCGAACCGCAGTACGGCGTGCACCTCTCAGGACGGCGTGGCTTCCCAGCGTTGACCGATACGGTGATGGCGAGATAAGTGTTTGCCCGATCGCCCGGTGCGATCGCCAATGTCGGCCGCGGAGGTCGGTGAGGGAGATTTTGATGAACATCGACCACAATTTCGAAGCGCGCTTGGAATGGTCCGGAAATCTGGGCGAGGGCACCTCGAACTATCGCGGTTATTCTCGCCACAACGAGATCACCGCCGTGGGAAAGCATCCAATCGATGGTTCGAGCGCCCGCGTCTTTCACGGGTCCGCTGATCGTTGGAATCCCGAAGAGCTTCTTATCGCGGCGCTCAGCCAATGCCACATGTTGAGCTACCTGCACGTCGCAGTGAGCCGCGGCATCGTCGTGACGGCGTACCACGACGAAGTTTCCGGCACGATGAAACAGACGGACAACGGTGGCGGGCACTTCACCTCGGTCACGCTGCGACCCGTGGTCACCATCGCGGCGGGCAACTCCGAGGACGCCATGGATGCCCACGCTGAAGCGAGCCAGAAGTGCTTCATCGCCTCATCCGTCAACTTTCCGGTTTTGCACCAACCCCGAATCATCATGCAAGCTGAAGTCGAGTAATTGCCGCATTCACCTGAGTGCTGCGGGAGTGTCATAGCGGTTACAGGGAGAACTGTCGAGGTTTCGGCGGCGATTCCACACGCTTTGTACAGCCGCGGTACGGCAGGATTGGTGCTCCGTGTTCGTGTTGTGAAGGGTTCTTGTGCGTAAAGCGATTCCATTTTTGTTGACCATCGGCGTCGTGGCGTCGCTTGCGGCGTGTTCGCCCGCTGATACAACCACGACGGAGAGCGCCACCGGCGACTGCGTTCCGACAGCATCCGGTTCCGCTTCTGATGCGGTTGAAGTCAGTGGCGACTTCGGCGTAAAGCCGGAGGTCACTATCGACTTCCCGACCGACGTTTCAGAAACTGAGCGCACGGTTGCTATCGCCGGTGACGGTGACCTGATGGCGGTCGAAGCCTCCACCGCGAACGTTCAGTTCTCGCTGTACAGCGGTGCGACCGGAGAAGAACTTTCCTCCACGACGTACGACGAAACTGGCCTCACCCCGTTCCCCGTGGACGCTGAGCAGTTCTTGGTCGGAATCGTCAAGACCATTGAGTGCTCCACGGCAGGCACCCGCGTTGTCGGTGTGATTCCTCCCGAGGAATCCTTCGCCGATGACGAGAGCCGCGAATCGCTCGGAGTCGGCGCCGACGACGATATCGTCTTTGTTGTCGATGTTGTTTCTGTCGATGAGCCCGCTGAGCCTGCTCTTCCGCGCGCCGATGGTGAAGACCAGCCGGCAGTAGAAGGCTTCCCGACTGTCGAACTCGATGACGATGGCCGACCGACTATCACCATCCCCGACACTGACCCGCCAACGGAGCTCGAAGTTGCCGTGCTCAAGCAGGGCGACGGCGAAACTGTCGAAGAGAACTCGGATGTCGTTGTCCACTACGTGGGCATGAACTGGACCACCGGTGAAGTCTTCGACGAGAGCTGGGCTCGCGGAGAGCCGTCGACGTTCAACACCGGTCAGGTAGTGAGCGGATTCAAGACTGCGCTTGAGGGCCAGCAGGTCGGCTCGCAAATCATCGCCGTGCTTCCGCCAAGCGAAGGCTACGGTGAAGAGGGCAGCGAAAGCGCAGGAATTTCGGGCACTGACACCATCGTGTTCGTCGTAGACATTGTCGGTATCGGCTAACTCGCCCGGTCGTTGACGCACATTTATGTGAGCCAACTAAAGTAGCGGGATGCGCAAGATAATTCTGCTTGGATCGACGGGCTCGATCGGCACGCAAACCCTCGAGGTAATCGAGGCAAACCGTGATCGATTCGAGGTCGTCGGTCTGGCGGCAGGCAGCAACCGCACGCTCGTCGAAGAACAGGCGGCACGCTTTGGCGTGCAGCACATCGCCTTCGGTGCTGAGCAGGCCGCCCAACTGGTGCGGGATGTCCCTGCCGACGTCGTCGTGAACGGCATCACCGGTTCTGTAGGTCTGGGCCCTACGCTCGCGGCTCTCGAATCCGGTGCAACACTGGCCCTCGCCAACAAAGAGAGTCTGATTGTCGGCGGAGAACTGGTCACGTCGCGAGCGAAGCCCGGGCAAATTGTTCCTGTTGACTCGGAGCACTCGGCGATCGCCCAAGCGCTGCGCTCTGGCGATCACTCGGAGGTGCGCCGCTTGGTGCTCACGGCATCCGGGGGACCGTTCCGGGGCCGCACTCGGGATTCGCTGCGCGACGTAACTCCGCGGGAGGCGCTCGCGCACCCCACCTGGGATATGGGTCTCGTGATCACGACGAACTCTTCTACGCTCGTGAATAAGGGCCTCGAAGTGATCGAGGCGCACTTGCTGTTCGACGTGCCTTACGAGCGCATTGCTGTGACAGTGCATCCGCAGTCCATCGTGCATTCGATGGTTGAATTCGTCGATGGCTCGACGATCGCTCAGGCGAGTCCTCCAAACATGCGTTTGCCGATCTCTCTCGGTTTGGCTTGGCCAGAGAGGATTGCCGGCGTCGGAGCGCCGCTCGATTGGACGACGGCGAGCACGTGGAGCTTCGAACCTCTCGATAATGAGGTATTCCCGGCTGTGGAAATGGCCAAAGCTGTTGGTTCCGCGGGCCTGACGTTCCCGGCTGTGTTCAATGCGGCCAACGAGCAAGCGGTGCTTGCATTCCATGCTGGTGCCATTGGCTACCTCGATATTTTGGATGTCGTTGAGCAAGTGGTGCAGAGCCATGAGCCGGCCGAACTCACTCTCGATGCGCTATCGGAGGCCGAGTCGTGGGCGCGACGCACGGCGGATGCCGTTGTGGCGACCCGCTCCTAACAACGCATTCGCCCCCAATGCGGGGTGGTTCTGGGGCTTCCACAGCACCAGTACAGGCGGGCGTCGGTGCTCGTGACTATTCTTAGCGAGTGGAAAACGTGCTCTTGTACATTCTTGGCGTCCTGATTCTTGTCGTCGGGCTCGCTGTATCTATTGGCCTGCATGAAATTGGTCATTTGCTGCCGGCGAAGCTCTTTGGCGTGCGCGTTGGTCAGTACATGATCGGCTTCGGCCCCACAGTTTTCTCACGCAAGCGCGGCGAGACGGAGTATGGCCTTAAGGCCATTCCGCTCGGCGGATATATCTCGATGGCTGGCATGTTCCCTCCCGGCAAGGCGCAGGAGGGTTCACGCAGTGCGACAACGGGCATCTTTCAAACGCTTGTGCAGGACGCGCGTGAGTCCAGCGCCGACACCATCATCGATGGCGATGAGTCGCGTGCGTTTTACAAACTGCCGGTGTTCAAGCGGGTAATCATCATGCTCGGTGGGCCGTTTATGAACTTGCTCATTGCGATCGTGATGTTTGCAATTCTGTTGATGGGTTTCGGAACGGCTCAAGCCTCCACGACGATCAGCACTGTCTCTGAGTGCGTGATTCCTGCGTCCGCCGACAGAGATGTCTGCGCTGCGAGCGATCCCGTGGCCCCGGCGCTTGCTGCCGGTATCCAGCCTGATGATCGCATTGTGTCGATGGATGGCGAGCCGATCGAGACGTGGGACGAGATCACTGAGCACATTCGCGCTGCGGCGGGGGACGAACTCACGATCGTGGTCGAGCGTGCAGGCGAGGAGGTCACGTTGACGGCCGAGCCTCTGCTCGCCGAGCGTTACGTCTACGACGACAGTGGCGAGATCGTCGAGAACGATGAGGGCGAAGCACTCACTGAGGAGTACGGCTTCTTGGGTATCGGGCCGGCGGCTGAGACAGTGCGTCAACCTGTGACCGCTGTGTTGCCTGCTGTTGGCGATAACGTCGTCGCTGTAGCGGAGGTCGTCCTGACGCTTCCGCAGCGCATGGTTGATGTCGCGGTTGCAGCATTCGGCACGGAGGAACGCGACCCGAATGGCCCGATTGGCCTCGTCGGTGTCGGGCGTATTGCTGGAGAGGCAACGAGCTTGGAGGCGGCGACTGTCGCGGACCGTGCCGCGTATCTCATTAGCCTGGTCGGGTCCCTCAACGTTGCACTCTTTGTCTTCAACCTCGTGCCGCTCCTGCCGCTCGATGGTGGTCACATTGTGGGTGCACTCTTCGAGGGCGTGCGCCGCTTCTTCGCGAAGCTATTCGGTAAGCCAGATCCCGGGCCGCTTGATACTGCCAAGTTCGTGCCACTGACCCTTGTTGTCGTTGTGCTCCTCGGGCTCATGACCTTGATGTTGGTCTACGCCGACATCGTGAAGCCCATCTCACCGTTCTAGCTTCGAGCGAGTCTGACGCGCGAGTCCGCCGACTGAGCCGAGCTGGCGCTGTGGTCGCATTCAACTGAACGCGACCACAGCTACGCAGCTTTAGCGCGTGAGCAGCAGGGCGTCGCCCTGACCGCCGCCGCCACAGAGTGCAACGGCAGCACGGCCTGAGCCGCGGCGTGCCAGCTCGTGGGCAGCGTGTACGACGAGGCGAGCACCGGATGCTCCGACCGGGTGGCCGATCGCGATAGCGCCTCCGTGAATGTTTACGATGTCGTGGCTCAACCCGAGCTCGGACGTTGAGCGCAGGCTCACCGCGGCGAAGGCTTCGTTGATCTCGGCAAAGTCGAGATCCCCGGCGCTCCAGCCGGCGTTGTCGAGAGCAGCGGCAATAGCGCGCGCGGGCTGCGAGTGCAACGAGTTGTCTGGCCCGGCGACGTGACCCGAGCGGTCGAGCACAGCAAGCCACGGCAGATTGTGTTCTTCGGCCCACGCGCGGCTGGCCAGAATCACGGCAGAAGCACCGTCGCTCAGGGGCGAGGAGTTGCCAGCGGTAATGGTGCCCTCGGGGTCGAAAGCGGGGCGCAACCCAGCAAGGGTGTCGACGGTGGTGTTGGCGCGCACGCCCTCATCCGTGTCGAGAACGAGGTCATCGCCCTTACGTTGGGGGATAGTGACGGGCACGATTTCGTCGGCGAAAACTCCAGCCTCAATCGCGGCGGCTGCCCGCTGGTGCGAGGCGGCAGCGATCTCGTCCTGCTCGGTGCGACCGATCTCGAGGCGTCCGTTGTGGCGTTCGGTGCTTGCGCCCATCGACTCAGCATCGAAGGCATCCGTGAGGGCATCGTGGGCGGCGGTGTCGAGGGCCGAGATGGTGCCGTATGCCCAGCCCATGCGCGATCCCGGGAGAACGTGAGGAGCGTTGGTCATCGACTCTTGGCCGCCGGCAGCCACAACGCTGGCTTCGCCGAGACGGATGAGGCGAGCGGCATCCACAATGGCGGCAAGCCCGGAGAGGCAGACCTTGTTCACCGTGACGGCGGGGGTTTTCCAAGCGAGGCCTGCCGCGATGGAGGTCTGGCGCGCAGGGTTTTGGCCAGCGCCGGCCTGAATCACCTGACCGAAGATCACCTGATCGATGTCGTCGACATCCACGCCGGAGCGTTCAACGGCGGCGCGCAGCGCGATGGCGCCGAGTTCGACAGCGGTGAGAGCGGCAAGTTGTCCGCGCAGTTTCCCTTGAGGGGTGCGTGTTGCCGAGAGGATCACTACGTCGTTGGGTGCGGGGGTGTTGGCCACTGTGCAAACTCCTTTGTTTATGTGCCGTTCTTGACAGCGCGGTTGCGCAACCATAGGCTACATGAAACCTGAACCGGGTCTCAGGTTCAGATCACAATCCTCCTAAGGCAGCAGGAAAGGTCCCATCATGCGGGTCAGTAAAAAATACCTCGCTCCGGCGTTAATTGCGACGGTTGCACTCACACTGGCGGGCTGCGCCCCCAGTGCTGATGGCGGAACAGGTGGCGACGAACTCGCTCCCGTCGACATCTCCATCATTACCTCTCAGACCGGAGCCTTGGCAGCGTACGGTGAGGCCTATCTCGCCGGCTTCGATGCCGGGCTCGACTACGCCACCGACGGCACAGGCGCCGTTGACGGCCGCGAGCTCAACATCGAAATCACGGATGACGCCGGCGACGCTGACAAGGCTGTCACCGCCGCGAAAGACGTGATTGGCCAGGGCCAGAAGATCATCATCGGCACGGTCTCCTCCGGAATCGCGCTCGCTATTGCTGAGCAGGCCGAACAGAACAAGGTTCTCTACATTTCCGGGCCGGCCGCGGCTGACGGCATCACCGGCGTGAACGATTACACGTTCCGCTCGGGTCGTCAGAGCTACCAAGACGTCGCGACAGCCGGTACCTTCATCGGTGACCCGGCAGGCCAGTCTGTTCTGGTCTTCGGCCAAGACACCGCTTTTGGTCAGGGCAACGTAGCGGCAGCAACCGCCGTTCTAGGCGGCCAGGGTGCTGACGTGACGAGCCTTCTCGTTCCCGAAGATGCCACCGAGTTCACCCCGTTCGCACAGCAGATCGTTGATGCTCAGCCCGACCTCGTGTTCGTCGCGTGGGCCGGAGCAACCTCGGGCGCGATGTGGGAGGCGCTCAGCCAGCAGGGCGTGTTCGATAGCGTTCCGGTAGCAACCGGTCTTGGCGACATCTCGACGTACGGCGCTTACGGCGCCGCGAGCGACCAGATCAGCTTCCTCAACCACTACTTCGCAGGAGCGACCGACAATGACGCCAACAGCGCCATGATCAGCTACCTCGAAGCAGAGGGCAAGCAGGCCGACCTGTTCTCGCCCGACGGCTTCGTTGCCGCTCAGATGGTTGTTCAGGCAGTGCGTGAAGGTGGCGACGACGTCGACGCAATGATCGCCGCGCTCGAAGGCTGGACCTTCGATTCCGTCAAGGGATCGATCACGGTTCGCGCTGAAGACCACGCGATGATCCAGCCGATGTTCCAAGTCTCGCTGGTCGCCGATGGCGACTCGTGGATTCCTGAGCTCGTCACGGCCGTCGATGCTGACGCCGTAACCCCGCCCATCGCAGAGTAAGTACCTAGAGAACTATGTCGAACCAGCCCGTGCTCACGGTCGAGCACCTTGCCCTCACGATCGGGGGAGCCGTCATCATCGATGACGTGTCCCTCTCGATCGCCCAGGGTGAGATGCTCGGCGTGATCGGCCCGAATGGGGCCGGAAAAACCACGCTCTTCAACCTCATCTCGGGGGTGATGACTCCCACAGCGGGAACCGTCACTCTTGAAGGGCGTGATGTCACGAATCAGACCATTGATGCGCGGGCCCGGGCTGGGCTCGGCAGAACCTTTCAAACATCCAGCCTCTTCCCGGCGCTCAGTGCGCTGGAGAACGTGCGCCTCGCCGCTCAAGTGAAGCTGGGCGGTGCCACCTCGGTACTGCGCTTTCCGCGGTCGCACGACAAAGCGACCACGATTGCTCGAGCTCGCCTCGACGAGGTCGGGCTCAGCCACCACGCCGCAACGGAGGCGGGGGTGCTGTCGCACGGTGACAAGCGCAAGCTCGAAATCGCCATGTTGTTGGCTACCGATCCCAGCGTCATCCTGCTCGACGAGCCGATGGCCGGTGTCGCTTCTGGCGACGTTGCCGGGCTCACCGAAGTTATTCGCCAGGTTCACCAGTCGGGTCGCACCGTGCTGATGGTCGAACATCACATGGATGTCGTTCTCGGCCTTGTCGACCGGGTCGCCGTTATGCACCATGGCAGTGTGCTCGCGTGTGACACCCCGGATGCCGTCATGGCAGACGAAGCGGTGCAGAAGGCCTATTTGGGGGCGCCACTATGACCGAATCGATTCTGACGGTTGCTGGTTTGAACGCCAGCATCGAGGGTCAGCAAGTTGTCGAGGATGTGAGCTTTGAGATGCTCCCCGTCGGCGTGACGGCGCTTCTCGGCCGCAATGGTGTTGGTAAGACGAGCACTCTGCGGGCCATCATGGGCCTCATCGAGCGCTCGGGTGAAGTGACGATTGCGGGGGAGCGCGTTGATCGCGAGCCGACTCACCGCATCGTGCAGCGGGGCGTTGGTTATGTTCCCGAAGACCGCGAAGTTTTTTCCTCGCTCACCGTGAACGAGAATCTCCGTTTGGC
This portion of the Salinibacterium sp. NK8237 genome encodes:
- a CDS encoding acetyl-CoA C-acetyltransferase, translating into MANTPAPNDVVILSATRTPQGKLRGQLAALTAVELGAIALRAAVERSGVDVDDIDQVIFGQVIQAGAGQNPARQTSIAAGLAWKTPAVTVNKVCLSGLAAIVDAARLIRLGEASVVAAGGQESMTNAPHVLPGSRMGWAYGTISALDTAAHDALTDAFDAESMGASTERHNGRLEIGRTEQDEIAAASHQRAAAAIEAGVFADEIVPVTIPQRKGDDLVLDTDEGVRANTTVDTLAGLRPAFDPEGTITAGNSSPLSDGASAVILASRAWAEEHNLPWLAVLDRSGHVAGPDNSLHSQPARAIAAALDNAGWSAGDLDFAEINEAFAAVSLRSTSELGLSHDIVNIHGGAIAIGHPVGASGARLVVHAAHELARRGSGRAAVALCGGGGQGDALLLTR
- a CDS encoding substrate-binding domain-containing protein codes for the protein MRVSKKYLAPALIATVALTLAGCAPSADGGTGGDELAPVDISIITSQTGALAAYGEAYLAGFDAGLDYATDGTGAVDGRELNIEITDDAGDADKAVTAAKDVIGQGQKIIIGTVSSGIALAIAEQAEQNKVLYISGPAAADGITGVNDYTFRSGRQSYQDVATAGTFIGDPAGQSVLVFGQDTAFGQGNVAAATAVLGGQGADVTSLLVPEDATEFTPFAQQIVDAQPDLVFVAWAGATSGAMWEALSQQGVFDSVPVATGLGDISTYGAYGAASDQISFLNHYFAGATDNDANSAMISYLEAEGKQADLFSPDGFVAAQMVVQAVREGGDDVDAMIAALEGWTFDSVKGSITVRAEDHAMIQPMFQVSLVADGDSWIPELVTAVDADAVTPPIAE
- a CDS encoding ABC transporter ATP-binding protein, which translates into the protein MSNQPVLTVEHLALTIGGAVIIDDVSLSIAQGEMLGVIGPNGAGKTTLFNLISGVMTPTAGTVTLEGRDVTNQTIDARARAGLGRTFQTSSLFPALSALENVRLAAQVKLGGATSVLRFPRSHDKATTIARARLDEVGLSHHAATEAGVLSHGDKRKLEIAMLLATDPSVILLDEPMAGVASGDVAGLTEVIRQVHQSGRTVLMVEHHMDVVLGLVDRVAVMHHGSVLACDTPDAVMADEAVQKAYLGAPL